The Bacteroidales bacterium genome includes the window ATATGCTCAATTAAAATACTTTTTTCTTCTTTCGGTGGCTTATATCTGAATTTTAAAGTCATTAATTCATCATTAAATTCAGAACTAAGTATAGCAGCCTGTTGATATTTTAACTCATCTGATTTATTTACTTTTGTGTCAGAATCATACGGTATAATTTCATAAATTGCAGTAACAGTATGCCCGGGACCGAGTTCTCCTGCGTCTTTTGCATCATCATCAAAATCTTCTTTATTCAAAATTCTGTTTTCGTAGCCAATTAATCGATAAGCTTTTACATTTGCAGGATTAAATTCAATTTGAATTTTTACATCTTTTGCAATGGTAAACATATTGGCTCGCATTTCTTTTCCGAAAACTTTTTCTGCCTCTTTAATATTATCGATGTAGAAATAATTTCCGTTACCGGCATTGCTTATTTGCTCCATTCTTCCGTCTTTGTAATTCCCCATTCCGAAACCGAGAATTGTTAAATAAATATCATCTTTTCGTTTTTCTTCAATTAAATTAACCAAAGCTCCGGTTGATGAAGTTCCTACATTGAAATCACCGTCGGTTGCCAAAATAACACGATTATTCCCGTTTTCTATATATACTTTTTTTGCAATTTTGTATGCTAACTTAATTCCTGCTCCGCCGGCTGTTGAACCTCCGGCATTAAGTTTATTCAATGCTTTTCTGATTACATCTTTATTATATGCAGGCGTAGGAGGCAAGACTAAACCGGCAGCTCCGGCATATACAACAATTGACACATAATCTTTTCTGCCCATATTATCAATCAGTTTTAACAAAGATTTTTTTAATAGAGGTAATTTATTGCCGCTGCTCATAGAACCTGAAACATCAATTAAGAAAACAAAATTTGAAGGTTTCAAGTCGTTATAATCTAAACGTTTACCCTGAATTCCCACATGTAACAATTTATTTTCTTTATTCCACGGGCAATCCGAATATTCTGTGATAAATGAGAAGGGATGTTCTCCTTGAGGTTCCGGATAATCATAAGTAAAATAATTTATCATTTCCTCAATTCTTACTGCATCTTTCGGCGGAAGTTGCCCTGCATTTAAAAACCGTCTTACATTTGAATAAGAAGCATTATCCACATCAATTGAAAGTGTTGAAAGCGGATTTTCTTTTGTGTCTTTATATCCGTTTTCCGAAATACAGTCATATTCTTCGGTGTTGTGACTTTTCGGATTCTCAAGACCGGTATTCCCTCGTATAATTACATTATTAGCAGCTCCCGCATTAAACTTTTTATTTTTTCTTTTTTTGTTAATTCCTCCTATTGTTTGAACACAATATGATATCGGTCTGTTTATTTTTGATATTCCTGTTGCAGTAACAACAACCTCTTCAATACCAGCACTTGAAGGTTTTAAAGAAACATCTATTACATTTCTTCCGTTAATTTTTTCTTCAAGTGTTTCCATTCCTATATATGAAAAAATTAAAGTTTCAGAACCTACGGGTACTTCTATTGAATAAGTTCCGTTAACTAAAGTCATTGTTCCGACAGTTGTTCCTTTTACTAAAACACTTACACCCGGAAGTTCACTTCCTGTGTCATCAATTACTCTTCCTGTTACTGTTTTCTGAGCTTGCAATTGGTTTGCAATTAATAAAATTGCAATCAGACTAATCGTTAATTTTGTTTTCATAACTATACATTTTAATTGTTTTACTGTTATGACAAATTCAAAATTATTATACCCCTAAATTATTTATATAAAAAATCCGATGTTTTTACACCGGATTTTTTCTAAGGATTTATTGCAGATTAATAACCTCAGTAATATTTAAATAACAATTATTTATGTGTTTCAATAATTTTAACAGCTAAATCAGAATCAACATGAAAAAATGTATCTGCCTCTTCACCTTCCAGAATTAAGGTTTCTTCGGTAACTTCAATAATTTTTAATCCTTCATGCTCTCCGTATAAAAATGCTTGATTATTCGGACTGATATGCAATATACTTATTCCCTTTCCTTTTTCTTTCAGATTAACTAAGTCATTATAAATACCTCCGGGATTTTTAAACTTTAACATTAACTCTTGCACAACAACAGACATTCCTTTCTTTTTTGTTTCAATTACAGGTTTTTCCGTTAATTGTATTTCTTCAAATTTATATTTCGGGTCGTGTTTAATTTCAATAATTAACCCTGTTTTATCTTCATCTGTATCAAGAATATTTTCTGTTTTCATAAAGAAAACTCTGTGAGATTTCGGCTCTCGGTAAAAAGTCCTGAATAAAGTTTCAAAAAATGTTGTCATTATAAAATCATTTTAATAAAAAATAAAAACAAAATTATTCATTTTATTAAAATAAAAAACTAAAACTATTACTTTAATAAAAATGCAACTAAACATCTTTTTTTTCTCCTTTAATATAAAGGTATTATATTTGTAATAATCATGAAGCACATCTTATTTATATGCGTCTCAATGTTAGTCGGTTACATAGTTTCGTGTGATACTTCAAAAAATGTTGTTCACAATGAAGTTAATAATCCTGTTAGTCCTGAATTAAAAAAAAATGCATTCCTGAAATTTGAGAATGATACAATTTTTAGTTACAGTCCGAAGAAATCTTATGTTTTATGTCAAAAGTCTATACCTGAGAATAATATGAATCCTAATATTCTTACGGAATTTTTTGTTTATGATTTAACAAGCAAAAAAGTAATATATGAAGATAAAATATCAAGTTCTCATGTTTCTTGGTATTCTGATTATGAATTGCTGATTGTTCAACAAAAAGGAACTATAGTTTCGCCGGACGATTCAGGTAAAATATCTTATTTATATAATTTAAAATTATTAAAGAAAACAAGTAAAAAAGAAAAGGCAATTACCCGATAATCTATTTTATTAATCAAAAAACAAATAAAATGAAAAAAAGTTATTTACTATTAATAATCGCTGTAACAGGCATTTTGTCATATGTATTATTGTCAAAAAATAGTTATGATAAAGAAATAGCAAAATCTTATACAAAAGAGAAAAGTAATCAATTGGCAAAACATATTAAAGCAGATAAACCTGATATGTTTACTCAATTTTTCAAAGACATAACAACAAAGATAGGCTACGAAAAATCAGGTTATAAAATGAGTTACAAAACGATTGAATACAAAAAAGCTTTAAACCGAGCAAAGAACCTTAACTTAAACAAAGTTTCTCTGCCTTGGATTCAAAGAGGTCCGGCAAATATAGGAGGACGTACACGAGCAATTATTGTAGACCCTGATGATGCAACCCATAACACTTGGTTTGCCGGTGCAGCTACAGGAGGAATATGGAAAACCACAGATGCAGGAAGTACTTGGACAAACTTATCCGGAGATATAACAAACCTATCTGTTAATACCTTAGTAATGGCCGAATCAAATACCAATATAATATATGCCGGTACCGGTGAAAGTTTTACAGGCAACGGATTTAAAGGAAACGGAGTATGGAAATCTACGGATAAAGGAGCAACTTGGAATCAACTATCAAGTACCGCTACAGACGAAAATTTCGCATATATTAACCGTTTAATTGTTAGCCCTGTTAATGAAAACATAGTTTTAGCAGCAACGCAAACAGGGATTTTTAAATCTGCCGACGGAGGTGCTTCATGGACAAATGTATATTCAAGTTCACCCGGTGTAGAAGACTTAACCGCAGATCCGACAAATTTCAACATTTTATTTGCAGGTGAAAATTCACGCGGTGTTTTACGTTCAACAGATGCAGGAAATACATGGCTGTTATCATCAAACGGAATAGGCTCAGGAAAACGATTTGAAGTTACGGTTTCAAATGTTGACAATAACTACGTATATACAAGTACAGAATTATCCTCAACAGAATCCAGTGTATATTTTTCAACCGATAACGGAATAAATTGGAAAAAATATAACGACCCTCAAAACTTCTTAGGAGGACAAGGTTGGTATGATAATACTATTACTGCACACCCTTACATTGCAGATGAGGTATTTGTAGGGGGCGTTGATATTTGGAAACTAAAGTTTAACGGCACAGAATCAACTTCAACACCTGAGATATTAGGTGCCTATACTGAAAACACAGACTTCTTATCATTTATTAATTTCGGAGGTGCATATCTTGACGGGGGAATGAGTTCCGATGAAGGGACTGACTTAGTTGCATCTGACTGGACTTCAATAGAAATTAGATTCGGACCGGGATTAACACAAAAAGCTCACAGATTTACGGTTCCTACAGGTTCAACCTCGGGTGTAGCCCCTTCAAGTTATACTTACGAAGATTATATTGATGTTCCTTTTCAAGTTTGGGATACAGACAACAACATACAATTAATGGTTTCTTTCAGAGACCAAGAAAATGACGGTGCCTTTAATTTATATGAACGTACGGGAGATGCTTATGGTGAACTCGGAAGAGAATATATCTTTGTAAATTCTGTTGCTTATAATACAACAACACCGGATGCAAATATTTCGACAGCAGGCGGACATCTTTACAAAAATTTATATATGTTTTGGCCTATATTAACCACAGGAGCAACATGGGATGCAGCAAATTTACCAAGTTCGAAAATTGTAGTTCAATATGGTAGTCTAACACTAATTACAGGTGTTAAAACAAGTATTGCAGATGCCTACGGAAACTACGGCGGTCCAAACGGTTACCTCCAAAGTTCAGGGTTCGGCACAACATCAATTCCGGGATTACATCCTGATCATCACAACATTACTATCATACCTACAGGAGATCCTAATTTTATTATGATTGACGGAAACGACGGAGGTTTCGGGGTTTCGTATGATAACGGTGTAACAATAGACCAAATCCCGAATAATTACATAACAACCCAGTTCTACGGAGCTGCAAAACATCCTTCGGCAAATGAATATTTCGGGGGAATGCAAGACAACGGGACATGGCAATCACCTTCCGGTGAGGATGCAACAAGCAATTCTGATTATTACTTCAGAATAGGTGGTGACGGTTTTGAATGTCTTTGGCACACAGAAAATCCGGACTTAATGCTCGGGAGTATATACTATAATAAGTTTTACCGTTCTTCAAACGGAGGATCTTCTTGGGCTTTAACAACAGGTATTACAACTGATGACGGACCTTTTATTTCAAAACTATCAGTATCAAAAGAAGAACCCAATACAGTATTTGCCGTAAGCAACTCAGGAGTATATAAATCTATTAACTTCGGACAATCTTGGAATAAAAAGATAATCTCAACTAATTGGGCAATAGACGGTACTGTTGCAAGTGCACATAATGTTGAAGTTTCACCGGCTAACGGTAAAATTGTTTGGGCAGGCGGCGGAATGGCCACGGACTACGGCTTACAAATGCAAGTTTCAACAGACTACGGTAATTCTTTTACAGCATTACCTGATTATAATATTGTTGATATGAACGCATATATAAGCGGAATTGCAACACATCCTATTGATAAAAATACAGCTTATGTCTTATTTTCATTAAGTGATAAACCTAAGATTCTCCGAACAACCGATTTAGGACAAACGTGGACAGACATTTCCGGTTTCGGAACAGGAAATGAAAGCACCAATGGTTTCCCTGATGTTGTAACACATTGTTTATTAGTTATGCCGCACGAACCTAACACAATATGGGCAGGAACCGATATCGGTTTATTTGAATCAACAGACAACGGAGTAAGCTGGCATATTGCAAACAACGGATTACCGCCTGTATCAATCTATGATATGCATATTTCAGGAAACCAGGTTGTTGTTGCAACACACGGAAGAGGTATTTGGACGGTTGATATTGCTGAAATCGATAATATTCCTTTTATTTCATCGTTCAGCTACATCGGAACAGGAGAATTAGAAGTTGTTTCTGATTTTCAAGTTTCGTATGACAGCGTTGAAGTATATATCAACAATGCAAAAGACACAACCCTGCAAAGTCCTGTTACAGGAACACATAATATTGTTATTGATATGAACCTTTCAGCCGGAACTTATACATCAAATATTATCGGCTATATTGGGGCACAACCGTATTATTCAAATATACTTGAACTTGTAACTTCCGGCATTAACTTATTATCAAAAGCAATTAAATCCATTAATGTCTATCCTAATCCGAGTTCTGACATTATAAACTTTGTAATTGATAATAAAGAAAGTAATCTTTCTGTAAGAATATACAATACAAAAGGGCAACTTGTTTTATACGAAGAAAGTGTCAGAAACAATCAAATTAACATATCAGGTTTAAGAAAAGGAACTTATATTATAAACATAAAAAGCAAGCAAGAAAATTACTCTCAGATAATTCAGAAAAACTGATAATTTGAATTATACAAAAGACAGCCCTAAATAAATAGGGTTGTCTTTTTATTAAGTTCTAATTTATCGGGAAGTTTTTCCACTTCATTTAACTATGTATTTTTATCACTTATAGAAAATAAATCAGTAAGCAATC containing:
- a CDS encoding von Willebrand factor type A domain-containing protein: MKTKLTISLIAILLIANQLQAQKTVTGRVIDDTGSELPGVSVLVKGTTVGTMTLVNGTYSIEVPVGSETLIFSYIGMETLEEKINGRNVIDVSLKPSSAGIEEVVVTATGISKINRPISYCVQTIGGINKKRKNKKFNAGAANNVIIRGNTGLENPKSHNTEEYDCISENGYKDTKENPLSTLSIDVDNASYSNVRRFLNAGQLPPKDAVRIEEMINYFTYDYPEPQGEHPFSFITEYSDCPWNKENKLLHVGIQGKRLDYNDLKPSNFVFLIDVSGSMSSGNKLPLLKKSLLKLIDNMGRKDYVSIVVYAGAAGLVLPPTPAYNKDVIRKALNKLNAGGSTAGGAGIKLAYKIAKKVYIENGNNRVILATDGDFNVGTSSTGALVNLIEEKRKDDIYLTILGFGMGNYKDGRMEQISNAGNGNYFYIDNIKEAEKVFGKEMRANMFTIAKDVKIQIEFNPANVKAYRLIGYENRILNKEDFDDDAKDAGELGPGHTVTAIYEIIPYDSDTKVNKSDELKYQQAAILSSEFNDELMTLKFRYKPPKEEKSILIEHIVKNLSADIKKTTDNFRFSAAVAGFGMLLRDSQFKGNLKFKQILKLASESKGKDENAYRKEFISLIKKAEQIKNDLAEK
- a CDS encoding T9SS type A sorting domain-containing protein — translated: MKKSYLLLIIAVTGILSYVLLSKNSYDKEIAKSYTKEKSNQLAKHIKADKPDMFTQFFKDITTKIGYEKSGYKMSYKTIEYKKALNRAKNLNLNKVSLPWIQRGPANIGGRTRAIIVDPDDATHNTWFAGAATGGIWKTTDAGSTWTNLSGDITNLSVNTLVMAESNTNIIYAGTGESFTGNGFKGNGVWKSTDKGATWNQLSSTATDENFAYINRLIVSPVNENIVLAATQTGIFKSADGGASWTNVYSSSPGVEDLTADPTNFNILFAGENSRGVLRSTDAGNTWLLSSNGIGSGKRFEVTVSNVDNNYVYTSTELSSTESSVYFSTDNGINWKKYNDPQNFLGGQGWYDNTITAHPYIADEVFVGGVDIWKLKFNGTESTSTPEILGAYTENTDFLSFINFGGAYLDGGMSSDEGTDLVASDWTSIEIRFGPGLTQKAHRFTVPTGSTSGVAPSSYTYEDYIDVPFQVWDTDNNIQLMVSFRDQENDGAFNLYERTGDAYGELGREYIFVNSVAYNTTTPDANISTAGGHLYKNLYMFWPILTTGATWDAANLPSSKIVVQYGSLTLITGVKTSIADAYGNYGGPNGYLQSSGFGTTSIPGLHPDHHNITIIPTGDPNFIMIDGNDGGFGVSYDNGVTIDQIPNNYITTQFYGAAKHPSANEYFGGMQDNGTWQSPSGEDATSNSDYYFRIGGDGFECLWHTENPDLMLGSIYYNKFYRSSNGGSSWALTTGITTDDGPFISKLSVSKEEPNTVFAVSNSGVYKSINFGQSWNKKIISTNWAIDGTVASAHNVEVSPANGKIVWAGGGMATDYGLQMQVSTDYGNSFTALPDYNIVDMNAYISGIATHPIDKNTAYVLFSLSDKPKILRTTDLGQTWTDISGFGTGNESTNGFPDVVTHCLLVMPHEPNTIWAGTDIGLFESTDNGVSWHIANNGLPPVSIYDMHISGNQVVVATHGRGIWTVDIAEIDNIPFISSFSYIGTGELEVVSDFQVSYDSVEVYINNAKDTTLQSPVTGTHNIVIDMNLSAGTYTSNIIGYIGAQPYYSNILELVTSGINLLSKAIKSINVYPNPSSDIINFVIDNKESNLSVRIYNTKGQLVLYEESVRNNQINISGLRKGTYIINIKSKQENYSQIIQKN